One genomic segment of Vigna radiata var. radiata cultivar VC1973A unplaced genomic scaffold, Vradiata_ver6 scaffold_246, whole genome shotgun sequence includes these proteins:
- the LOC111240663 gene encoding uncharacterized protein LOC111240663 isoform X1: protein MINGDFIFHNLYILVSCFCKNMLYLLFVVNIFLLLWLIVFLLEMDNQDQGRTRTRTPGLKGDDDHGVHAWHSGSSGAVEDSNPSDKEHLSDNDPHSLAEDVKVTDDDQMQDPSILQGERDWKGKMPELQAEKPDSHVETLHKSTNDVQVESDDACESSQQITLPTTETSGGIRLDNNENADKSTLSGAQDNEMGTSSRANKECDDTPSVENLSGNSDVLPPSSVPHTFNDNGINRGSLDGNQGSDSGTIEVIEIFAEMTDSDGIILHSPVHSFIPMGNANRSNEPESSANEAVRVEAVNPPTVTDSENATVRRGFNWASCLCCCLGGDR, encoded by the exons ATGATAAATGGtgatttcatttttcataatcTTTATATATTAGTTAGCTGCTTCTGTAAAAATATGCTATATCTGTTAtttgttgttaatatttttcttcttctttggctCATCGTCTTCCTATTGGAGATGGATAACCAAGATCAGGGACGAACTCGCACACGCACTCCAG GTCTCAAGGGTGATGATGATCATGGAGTTCATGCATGGCACAGCGGCAGCTCTGGAGCCGTTGAAGATTCCAACCCTTCAGATAAGGAACACCTTTCTGATAATGATCCTCACTCACTAG CCGAAGATGTAAAAGTAACAGATGATGACCAAATGCAAGATCCTAGTATTTTGCAAGGAGAAAGGGATTGGAAAGGAAAGATGCCGGAGTTGCAAGCAGAAAAGCCAGACTCTCATGTGGAGACACTGCATAAATCTACAAATGATGTTCAAGTAGAGTCTGATGATGCTTGTGAAAGTTCACAACAGATTACTTTACCTACAACTGAAACAAGTGGTGGTATCAGGTTGGACAATAACGAGAACGCAGATAAAAGTACACTATCAGGTGCTCAAGATAATGAAATGGGAACAAGTTCCAGAGCAAACAAAGAATGTGACGATACTCCTTCTGTTGAGAATTTGTCTGGAAATAGTGATGTGTTACCTCCTTCATCTGTACCTCACACTTTTAACGATAATGGTATCAACCGTGGAAGTTTGGACGGAAACCAGGGCTCTGATTCAG GGACAATAGAGGTTATAGAAATATTTGCTGAGATGACAGACAGCGACGGTATCATACTGCACTCGCCTGTACATAGTTTTATACCGATGGGAAATGCCAATAGAAGTAATGAGCCTGAGTCATCTGCAAATGAAGCTGTGAGAGTAGAAGCTGTAAATCCTCCTACTGTTACCGACTCAGAAAATGCCACAGTGAGGAGAGGATTCAATTGGGCATCATGTCTATGCTGTTGCTTAGGTGGAGATCGGTAG
- the LOC111240663 gene encoding uncharacterized protein LOC111240663 isoform X2 has product MMDNQDQGRTRTRTPGLKGDDDHGVHAWHSGSSGAVEDSNPSDKEHLSDNDPHSLAEDVKVTDDDQMQDPSILQGERDWKGKMPELQAEKPDSHVETLHKSTNDVQVESDDACESSQQITLPTTETSGGIRLDNNENADKSTLSGAQDNEMGTSSRANKECDDTPSVENLSGNSDVLPPSSVPHTFNDNGINRGSLDGNQGSDSGTIEVIEIFAEMTDSDGIILHSPVHSFIPMGNANRSNEPESSANEAVRVEAVNPPTVTDSENATVRRGFNWASCLCCCLGGDR; this is encoded by the exons ATG ATGGATAACCAAGATCAGGGACGAACTCGCACACGCACTCCAG GTCTCAAGGGTGATGATGATCATGGAGTTCATGCATGGCACAGCGGCAGCTCTGGAGCCGTTGAAGATTCCAACCCTTCAGATAAGGAACACCTTTCTGATAATGATCCTCACTCACTAG CCGAAGATGTAAAAGTAACAGATGATGACCAAATGCAAGATCCTAGTATTTTGCAAGGAGAAAGGGATTGGAAAGGAAAGATGCCGGAGTTGCAAGCAGAAAAGCCAGACTCTCATGTGGAGACACTGCATAAATCTACAAATGATGTTCAAGTAGAGTCTGATGATGCTTGTGAAAGTTCACAACAGATTACTTTACCTACAACTGAAACAAGTGGTGGTATCAGGTTGGACAATAACGAGAACGCAGATAAAAGTACACTATCAGGTGCTCAAGATAATGAAATGGGAACAAGTTCCAGAGCAAACAAAGAATGTGACGATACTCCTTCTGTTGAGAATTTGTCTGGAAATAGTGATGTGTTACCTCCTTCATCTGTACCTCACACTTTTAACGATAATGGTATCAACCGTGGAAGTTTGGACGGAAACCAGGGCTCTGATTCAG GGACAATAGAGGTTATAGAAATATTTGCTGAGATGACAGACAGCGACGGTATCATACTGCACTCGCCTGTACATAGTTTTATACCGATGGGAAATGCCAATAGAAGTAATGAGCCTGAGTCATCTGCAAATGAAGCTGTGAGAGTAGAAGCTGTAAATCCTCCTACTGTTACCGACTCAGAAAATGCCACAGTGAGGAGAGGATTCAATTGGGCATCATGTCTATGCTGTTGCTTAGGTGGAGATCGGTAG
- the LOC106778308 gene encoding uncharacterized protein LOC106778308: MVTFKSYLTYRRTDNPFKVSRFRSICFFSLEATCWHIYGGLRYYHSGSEWGKNQKLNPNEKPNRVGLFWDLDNKPPNAIPPFDVANKLRIAASSFGIVRYMVAYANSHTFSHVPQSVREKRKERELLYRLENKGVIKPNEPYRCRVCGRKFYTNDKLVNHFKQLHEREHGKRINQIESARGSRRVKLVAKYSMKMEKYKKAASAILTPKVGYGLADELKRAGFWVQTVLDKPQAADRALQSHIVDVMDHRRVECVVLVSDDSDFVDVIKEARLRCLKTVVIGDIDDGVLKRTADTAFSWEEILMGKAKKQAASVVKNWKDRDILKRLEWTYNPDADKNKLDVDDIVAETSEDDNIEDTSDEVDDVYKDDRGSWWELDSDNDVSEGQSGKLSDLSVHK; the protein is encoded by the coding sequence ATGGTTACTTTTAAAAGCTATTTGACTTACAGAAGAACAGATAACCCTTTCAAAGTCTCCAGATTTCGTAGCATTTGCTTTTTCTCACTAGAAGCTACATGCTGGCATATATACGGTGGCTTGAGATATTATCATTCTGGATCAGAATGGGGTAAAAATCAGAAATTGAATCCAAACGAGAAGCCAAACAGGGTGGGGCTTTTCTGGGACTTAGACAATAAACCACCCAATGCAATCCCACCTTTTGATGTTGCCAATAAGCTGAGAATAGCTGCATCTTCCTTTGGGATTGTTCGTTACATGGTGGCTTATGCAAATAGCCACACTTTTAGTCATGTTCCTCAATCTGTACgggagaaaaggaaagagaggGAACTGTTGTATCGTTTAGAGAACAAGGGTGTCATCAAGCCAAATGAACCTTATCGTTGTCGGGTTTGTGGGAGAAAGTTTTATACTAATGACAAGCTTGTCAACCATTTCAAGCAACTGCATGAGCGTGAGCACGGGAAAAGGATAAACCAGATTGAGTCTGCTAGAGGGAGCAGGAGGGTGAAGTTGGTGGCTAAGTATTCTATGAAAATGGAAAAGTATAAGAAGGCTGCAAGTGCTATTCTCACACCCAAAGTGGGGTATGGTTTGGCAGATGAGCTCAAACGGGCTGGGTTTTGGGTTCAAACTGTGTTGGATAAGCCGCAGGCTGCAGATCGAGCATTGCAAAGCCACATTGTGGATGTCATGGATCATAGGCGGGTTGAGTGTGTGGTTCTTGTGTCTGATGATTCTGATTTTGTTGATGTGATAAAGGAGGCAAGGTTGCGATGTCTGAAGACGGTTGTCATTGGGGATATTGATGATGGTGTCTTGAAGAGGACTGCCGATACTGCCTTTTCTTGGGAGGAAATTCTGATGGGGAAGGCTAAAAAGCAGGCTGCTTCGGTTGTGAAAAACTGGAAGGATCGTGATATTTTGAAGAGGTTAGAGTGGACATATAACCCTGAtgcagataaaaataaattggatgtggatgatatTGTAGCTGAAACATCTGAAGATGATAATATTGAAGATACCTCTGATGAAGTTGACGATGTCTATAAGGATGACAGAGGTTCTTGGTGGGAATTAGATTCTGACAATGATGTCTCAGAGGGACAGTCGGGCAAATTATCCGATTTATCTGTGCATAAGTGA
- the LOC106778307 gene encoding pentatricopeptide repeat-containing protein At4g14190, chloroplastic, whose translation MVNAVTHSQNQCVLLLKLNPNCRRSKSSCSVFPKPYATFPSLTTQICHASFHRLPFADTVSDTKHRTLLVETYHHHGSLRALLVKLEREDSNPVNILAQDGDWSKDHFWAAVRFLKHATRFAEILQVFDMWKNIEKSRISEFNYNKIIGLLCEDETMEEALAALQEMKAQGMKPSLDTYNTIIHGLSRAGKFSDALRFFDEMKESGLEPDSETYDGLIGAYGKFQMYDEMGECLKKMELDGCPPDHITYNILIREYARGGLLQRMEKLYQRMLSKRMKLQSYTFVTMLKAYTTFGIVEKMEKFYRKVLNSKTCVEDDVIRKMAEVYIKNYMFSRLEDLALDLCSAFGESDLVWCLRLLSYACLLSKKGMDIVVKEMLDSKINWSVAVANIIMLAYVKMKDFRHLRILLSQLPIYRVRPDIVTVGIVMDASRIGFDGRGALESWRRMGYLDRVVELNTDSLVITAFGKGHFLKSCEEVYSSLHPEDRERKKWTYNDLIALLS comes from the exons atggTGAATGCTGTGACTCACAGTCAGAATCAGTGTGTGCTGTTGTTGAAGTTGAATCCCAATTGCAGAAGGAGCAAGAGCAGCTGCAGCGTCTTCCCAAAACCCTATGCCACATTCCCATCCCTCACCACTCAAATTTGCCACGCCTCTTTCCACCGATTACCTTTTGCTGACACAGTTTCAGACACAAAGCACAGAACCCTTCTGGTTGAGACTTACCATCACCATGGCAGCCTCAGAGCCCTACTTGTAAAGCTTGAGAGGGAGGATTCCAACCCCGTCAACATACTTGCCCAAGATGGAGATTGGTCCAAAGACCATTTTTGGGCTGCTGTTAGGTTCCTTAAACATGCCACAAGGTTCGCCGAAATCCTTCAG GTGTTTGACATGTGGAAGAACATTGAGAAATCTCGGATTAGTGAGTTCAACTATAACAAGATAATAGGCTTGTTATGCGAAGATGAAACGATGGAAGAGGCGTTAGCTGCATTGCAAGAGATGAAAGCTCAAGGTATGAAGCCTTCTTTGGACACTTATAATACGATAATTCATGGATTATCCAGAGCTGGTAAGTTCAGTGATGCTTTACGGTTTTTTGATGAGATGAAAGAATCTGGCTTAGAGCCAGATTCTGAAACCTATGATGGTTTGATTGGAGCCTATGGGAAATTTCAAATGTATGATGAGATGGGTGAGTGTTTGAAAAAGATGGAGTTGGATGGATGTCCTCCCGATCATATCACTTATAATATACTTATCCGGGAGTATGCTCGAGGTGGGCTACTCCAGAGAATGGAAAAGCTATACCAGAGAATGCTTTCAAAGAGAATGAAATTGCAATCTTATACTTTTGTTACAATGCTAAAGGCTTACACCAcatttgggattgttgaaaagATGGAAAAATTTTACAGGAAAGTCTTGAATTCAAAAACATGTGTAGAGGATGATGTGATTAGAAAAATGGCTGAAGTTTATATCAAGAACTACATGTTTTCTCGACTGGAAGACCTGGCACTAGATTTATGTTCGGCATTTGGTGAGAGTGATCTTGTCTGGTGTCTCCGACTCCTTTCTTATGCATGTCTTTTGAGTAAAAAGGGAATGGATATAGTAGTTAAAGAAATGCTAGATTCCAAGATCAATTGGAGTGTTGCTGTTGCAAATATTATCATGTTGGCTTATGTGAAGATGAAAGATTTCAGGCATTTGAGAATTTTACTGTCTCAACTGCCAATCTACCGGGTGCGGCCTGATATTGTCACTGTTGGAATTGTAATGGATGCCAGTAGAATTGGTTTTGATGGTAGAGGAGCTTTAGAATCATGGAGAAGAATGGGCTATCTGGACAGAGTAGTAGAATTGAATACAGATTCTCTGGTCATTACTGCGTTTGGGAAAGgtcattttcttaaaagctgTGAAGAAGTGTACTCTTCTCTTCACCCTGAGgacagagaaaggaaaaaatggACTTACAATGATCTCATTGCTTTATTGTCATGA